One Planctomycetota bacterium DNA segment encodes these proteins:
- the metW gene encoding methionine biosynthesis protein MetW has protein sequence MIFPRHDRPGKLRLDYELIESLVPDGAKVLDLGCGDGQLLSELIENKRCVGRGIEIDEQAALECIGRGVPVYQGDMLEGMSFYTDAQFDVVILSQTLQQALRPPEVIREMLRVGRRAIISFPNFGHWAVRLQLLGTGRMPRSHALPYHWYNTPNVHLCTVKDFREFCDRENLERVREIFLSPSQRRIGSVGANWRAGLAIFQVQRRGT, from the coding sequence ATGATCTTCCCGCGACACGATCGGCCGGGAAAATTGCGGCTGGATTACGAACTGATTGAATCGCTCGTGCCCGACGGCGCGAAAGTGCTCGACCTCGGGTGCGGCGACGGCCAGTTGCTCTCGGAACTCATCGAGAACAAGCGCTGCGTCGGGCGCGGCATCGAGATCGACGAGCAGGCCGCTCTCGAATGCATCGGCCGCGGCGTCCCGGTGTACCAGGGCGACATGCTCGAGGGGATGAGTTTCTACACCGACGCGCAGTTCGACGTCGTCATCCTCTCGCAGACCCTCCAGCAGGCCCTCCGACCGCCAGAGGTCATCCGCGAGATGCTCCGCGTCGGACGCCGCGCCATCATTAGTTTTCCGAACTTCGGCCACTGGGCCGTCCGCCTGCAACTCCTCGGGACCGGACGCATGCCGCGATCCCACGCCCTCCCGTACCACTGGTACAACACGCCGAACGTCCACCTCTGCACCGTCAAGGACTTCCGCGAGTTCTGCGACCGCGAGAATCTGGAGCGCGTCCGCGAGATCTTCCTCTCCCCCAGCCAGCGGCGGATCGGCTCGGTCGGCGCCAACTGGCGCGCCGGCCTGGCGATCTTCCAGGTCCAGCGCCGCGGAACCTGA
- a CDS encoding peptidoglycan recognition family protein: protein MRGVCRVSFAALVAIFATVLAGCTGGSSRLAGTPAIPTRDAFRYRALAPTGPRPAPPAAAGNTQQRRTEVAMPPAEAGWLPAIEERPWQWIVVHHSASDRGSAAVFDDWHRNGRHWDELGYHFVIGNGTNSGDGLVEIGSRWPKQKHGAHTKVWNREEYNQVGVGICLVGNFDKTRPTRAQMDALAGLVDWLSARYRIDDAHIIGHGHVCDTHCPGRNFSFDDLFGQLHARRDTRTSSAKAASR, encoded by the coding sequence GTGAGAGGGGTTTGCAGGGTTTCTTTCGCGGCACTGGTTGCAATCTTCGCAACCGTGCTCGCCGGCTGCACGGGCGGCAGCAGCCGCCTCGCCGGCACGCCGGCCATCCCGACGCGCGACGCCTTTCGGTATCGCGCGCTCGCCCCGACCGGCCCCCGCCCGGCGCCGCCCGCCGCGGCGGGCAACACCCAGCAGCGCCGGACCGAGGTCGCGATGCCCCCGGCCGAGGCCGGCTGGCTCCCCGCCATCGAGGAGCGGCCGTGGCAATGGATCGTCGTTCACCACAGCGCGAGCGACCGCGGCTCCGCGGCCGTCTTCGACGACTGGCATCGCAACGGCCGGCACTGGGACGAGTTGGGGTACCACTTCGTCATCGGCAACGGGACGAACAGCGGCGACGGCCTCGTGGAAATCGGAAGCCGGTGGCCCAAGCAGAAACACGGCGCCCACACCAAGGTCTGGAACCGCGAGGAGTACAACCAGGTCGGCGTCGGGATTTGCCTGGTCGGAAACTTCGACAAGACGCGCCCGACCCGGGCCCAGATGGACGCCCTCGCGGGCCTCGTGGATTGGCTGTCGGCCCGCTACCGGATTGACGACGCGCACATCATCGGCCACGGCCACGTGTGCGACACGCATTGCCCCGGCCGGAACTTTTCGTTCGACGACCTGTTCGGTCAACTGCACGCCCGCCGCGACACCCGCACTTCATCGGCCAAGGCGGCTTCTCGCTGA
- a CDS encoding M48 family metalloprotease: LIQLASSRQREFLADASAARMTRYPEGLARALEALAADTEPMPEASRATAHLFIIQPMMASGRRRTTSSVWSSHPDIEERVARLRSIGNVED, encoded by the coding sequence GCTGATTCAACTGGCCTCGTCGCGGCAGCGCGAATTTCTGGCCGACGCCTCCGCCGCCCGCATGACGCGCTATCCGGAAGGCCTCGCCCGCGCGCTCGAAGCCCTCGCCGCCGACACCGAGCCCATGCCCGAGGCCAGCCGAGCGACGGCGCACCTCTTCATCATCCAGCCGATGATGGCCTCCGGCCGGCGGCGCACGACGAGCAGCGTCTGGTCGAGCCACCCCGACATCGAGGAGCGCGTCGCGCGCCTCCGGTCGATCGGAAATGTCGAAGATTGA